The following proteins are co-located in the Peromyscus maniculatus bairdii isolate BWxNUB_F1_BW_parent chromosome 23, HU_Pman_BW_mat_3.1, whole genome shotgun sequence genome:
- the LOC102913384 gene encoding uncharacterized protein LOC102913384, producing the protein MCCLTSLKLAPEVRFPHRPKHKMETITGNHNGTQCRNKPVGHGETSTNVHIYITAPVSLVRGNVRYTMESRGQGSNRLDGCLNGCIYLLSSDVLLSRCSYLVSSLGMAGVQLNGG; encoded by the exons ATGTGCTGTTTAACCTCACTGAAGCTGGCTCCAGAGGTGAGATTTCCCCACAGACCCAAGCAC aaaatggagaccatcacaggaaACCACAACGGAACACAATGCAGAAATAAACCAGTGGGTCATGGGGAGACCAGTACCAATGTACACATCTACATCACTGCTCCTGTGTCTCTGGTCAG AGGGAACGTTAGGTATACTATGGAGAGCAGGGGACAAGGCAGTAACAGACTCGATGGCTGTTTGAATGGCTGCATCTACTTACTTTCCAGTGATGTGCTTTTGAGTCGATGCTCTTATCTGGTGTCCTCCCTGGGCATGGCTGGTGTCCAGTTAAATG GTGGTTAG
- the LOC107399995 gene encoding uncharacterized protein LOC107399995, protein MFSCFRSCGGSGHPKPKHPGRFQRVLRSIYGYLCPFSHRENEDNRNQEDDPIFDPQSPTYMKDLINHIPKAIKDENYLFIFIVLAVYPKFVTTWKMLDLIMDTYGPLRPDCVEDQEKKTALLSFLSIWRIKHPRDFSRSPDLAVAKRLVKYLWPDEPAKDLTLQGEELEEQECKTGEEAWDDGLLREINPEAPTQDASGMVETLHLGPTSVAGPQEFLKTQDDTDLAPGEPTVPEAGPVPLQTSDQPLPTDAQPPLEVAADVPDAGQLFLVSVVQWGVPEPVFPLPDVDI, encoded by the exons ATGTTCTCTTGCTTCAGGAGTTGTGGTGGCTCAGGCCACCCCAAACCAAAGCATCCTGGCCGGTTCCAACGTGTGCTGCGAAGTATTTATGGATACCTCTGTCCATTTTCCCATAGGGAAAATGAG GATAACAGGAATCAGGAAGATGACCCCATATTTGATCCACAGAGCCCAACCTATATGAAAGACCTTATCAATCATATACCAAAAGCCATTAAGGATGAGAATTacctatttatatttatagtattGGCTGTCTACCCTAAGTTTGTGACCACCTGGAAGATGCTGGACTTAATTATGGACAC GTATGGACCTTTGCGGCCAGACTGTGTGGAGGATCAGGAAAAAAAGAC TGCCTTATTATCCTTCCTGTCGATATGGAGAATAAAACACCCCCGGGACTTCAGTCGGTCTCCAGACCTTGCCGTGGCCAAGAGGCTCGTGAAATATCTATGGCCCGATGAGCCTGCAAAGGACCTCACTCTTCAaggagaggagctggaggagcaggaGTGTAAAACGGGCGAGGAGGCCTGGG ATGATGGACTCCTCAGGGAAATAAATCCAGAGGCACCCACGCAGGATGCATCAGGGATGGTGGAGACTCTGCATCTGGGACCAACTTCTGTGGCAGGGCCCCAGGAATTTCTGAAAACCCAAGACGACACAGACCTGGCACCTGGGGAACCAACCGTGCCAGAAGCTGGACCAGTGCCACTTCAAACTTCAGATCAGCCTCTGCCCACTGATGCACAGCCACCTCTAGAAGTGGCTGCAGATGTTCCAGATGCTGGGCAGCTCTTTCTAGTTTCTGTTGTGCAGTGGGGTGTACCAGAGCCCGTTTTCCCTCTGCCTGATGTTGACATATAG